In Etheostoma cragini isolate CJK2018 chromosome 9, CSU_Ecrag_1.0, whole genome shotgun sequence, the following are encoded in one genomic region:
- the LOC117950091 gene encoding retinoic acid-induced protein 2-like codes for MEGSDEVSVTMTQSQTDVCSADVGGGEIPSKVEDGVNPLSPAESCGGSVTGLSKGGLSNRVEPPAPPVVSPTAESPGGVALKVATTVLHPVCLGDSPLMLPIHLQMAGAAGAQLGQMGAAPYLITSQSPVSLPLVLDQQVLQHIGPSVIPQSTNCPQLPLQNNVLCPNLFGLPPAVDQKTAGQTQDANLLSLLQNPAFAAILQDLFPSQASSSTCQSPGSAFFPLPPLTAPYSSPLAPLVPPATLLVPYPVIIPLPVPLPVPLPIPIPVPQAEDSKGNMPKPVCTVSKSTQTSSKDTTSPSLSSRKCMPSFQPPNVSPSLLPVDEGQALDLSVRACPVELKQEFPSPQQDSVLDLSVPAVRKKCVQSDREAALHSGQDASGTSLSLGVECTQSLDSKLLGSLASLEFSRQHKWVVDSSAGGSSSLSQQASLSGAGNLEIVSTSQTAKVIVSVKDAIPAILCGKIKGLSGVSTKNFSIKRDGSQGPSLQQLYGVPSASHGEQHDPNNPHKKLPKNRAIKLKKVSSQEIHFLPMKKQRLAALLPRK; via the coding sequence ATGGAGGGTAGCGATGAAGTGTCTGTAACCATGACACAGTCCCAGACAGACGTGTGCAGCGCTGACGTGGGAGGGGGAGAAATCCCCAGTAAAGTGGAGGATGGAGTAAACCCGCTCAGTCCGGCTGAGTCCTGCGGTGGCAGTGTGACAGGACTGAGCAAAGGCGGGCTCTCTAACCGCGTGGAGCCCCCTGCACCCCCAGTTGTGAGCCCCACTGCTGAATCTCCGGGAGGCGTGGCGCTTAAAGTCGCCACGACCGTGCTGCACCCGGTGTGCCTGGGGGACAGCCCTCTGATGCTGCCCATTCACCTCCAGATGGCCGGAGCAGCCGGAGCGCAGCTCGGCCAAATGGGGGCAGCACCATACTTGATAACAAGCCAGAGCCCTGTTTCACTTCCTCTGGTCCTGGATCAGCAGGTCCTCCAGCACATTGGCCCCTCTGTGATTCCTCAGAGCACTAACTGCCCTCAGCTGCCCCTCCAGAACAACGTCCTGTGTCCCAACCTGTTTGGTTTGCCTCCAGCGGTGGACCAGAAGACAGCAGGACAGACGCAGGATGCtaaccttctctctctcctgcagaATCCAGCTTTTGCGGCCATCCTGCAGGATCTCTTCCCGTCCCAGGCCAGTTCATCGACCTGTCAGTCACCGGGCTCCGCCTTCTTCCCGCTTCCTCCCCTCACAGCTCCCTACAGCTCCCCTCTCGCCCCGTTAGTCCCTCCTGCCACACTGCTAGTCCCCTACCCTGTCATCATCCCCCTGCCAGTGCCTCTGCCCGTCCCTCTTCCCATCCCGATCCCCGTCCCTCAGGCTGAGGATTCGAAGGGAAACATGCCAAAACCGGTTTGCACTGTGAGTAAAAGCACTCAGACGTCTTCAAAAGATACTACCTCTCCTTCGTTGTCTTCACGCAAATGTATGCCATCATTCCAGCCGCCAAATGTGTCCCCGTCCTTGCTTCCTGTAGATGAAGGACAGGCTCTGGACCTTTCTGTCAGAGCATGTCCAGTTGAACTAAAACAGGAGTTCCCCAGTCCTCAGCAGGACAGCGTGCTTGACTTGTCAGTGCCCGCTGTGAGGAAAAAGTGTGTTCAGTCCGACAGAGAAGCAGCGTTGCATTCTGGCCAAGATGCTAGCGGCACTTCTTTGTCTCTGGGTGTTGAATGTACTCAGAGTCTAGATTCCAAACTCCTGGGCAGTCTGGCTTCACTGGAGTTCAGCCGGCAGCATAAGTGGGTGGTTGACAGCAGTGCCGGTGGGTCGAGTTCTCTGAGTCAGCAGGCGTCTCTGAGCGGAGCCGGCAACCTGGAGATAGTCAGCACCTCGCAGACGGCCAAAGTCATTGTCTCGGTGAAGGATGCCATCCCCGCCATCCTCTGTGGAAAGATAAAAGGCCTGTCTGGAGTCTCCACCAAGAACTTTTCCATCAAACGGGACGGCAGCCAGGGGCCGTCCCTGCAGCAGCTCTACGGAGTGCCGTCTGCGTCCCACGGCGAGCAGCACGACCCCAACAACCCGCATAAGAAGCTCCCGAAGAACAGAGCAATCAAACTGAAGAAGGTCAGCTCGCAAGAGATCCATTTCCTGCCCATGAAGAAGCAGAGACTTGCAGCGCTGCTCCCCAGGAAGTGA